The following are encoded together in the Sparus aurata chromosome 1, fSpaAur1.1, whole genome shotgun sequence genome:
- the nthl1 gene encoding endonuclease III-like protein 1 isoform X2, with the protein MFHASRSTRVCYVAHCFTMTSPYFTQRSVSTRSGNQNAGCTPAASLGSKLTDRRPNVGPVSSAAVKVEEEEAKVSEPRPSSVALSQGGCPEPLRHSRPHPKKETDALSLSSHSRRRRQIKVEYDEKDGVTPVKTEHWEPPDWKKQIGYIREMRSGRDAPVDNMGAEKCYDTGAPAHVRRFQVLVSLMLSSQTKDQVTAAAMQKLRAHGCTVENILATDDDTLGKLIHPVGFWRTKVKYLKLTSAMLQKEFGGDIPDSVEGLVRLPGVGPKMAHLAMDIAWDQVSGIGLAGSRNQQRTRRRRVKPWSSGYPGSCGVRSTGCSWVSDSRFVCPSTLFALCV; encoded by the exons ATGTTTCATGCAAGCCGCAGCACGAGGGTCTGTTATGTAGCCCATTGTTTCACAATGACTTCTCCTTATTTCACGCAGAGGTCTGTTAGCACTCGAAGTGGGAACCAAAATGCGGGCTGCACACCTGCGGCCTCTCTCGGGTCCAAACTTACCGACAGACGGCCGAATGTGGGACCTGTCTCCTCTGCGGCGGtgaaagtggaggaggaggaggcgaagGTCTCTGAGCCAAGACCCTCCTCGGTCGCCTTATCACAGG GTGGTTGCCCTGAACCCCTCCGCCACAGCAGACCTcatccaaaaaaagaaacagacgCTCTATCACTGTCTTCGCACAGCCGCAGGAGGAGACAGATAAAGGTGGAATATGATGAGAAAGACGGTGTTACACCGGTGAAGACAGAGCACTGGGAACCTCCTGACTGGAAGAAACAAATAGGGTACATCCGTGAGATGAGAAGCGGCCGTGATGCACCTGTAGACAACATGGGGGCGGAGAAATGCTACGACACCGGGGCCCCTGCACAT GTGAGACGTTTTCAGGTGTTGGTTTCACTCATGCTGTCTAGTCAAACCAAGGACCAGGTGACGGCAGCCGCTATGCAAAAGCTCCGAGCTCACGGGTGCACTGTAGAGAATATACTCGCTACTGATGATGACACACTGGGAAAGCTCATCCACCCTGTCGGCTTCTGGAGG ACGAAGGTGAAGTATCTGAAGCTGACATCGGCCATGCTGCAGAAGGAGTTTGGCGGGGACATCCCAGACAGCGTGGAGGGGCTGGTCCGCCTGCCTGGAGTCGGACCTAAGATGGCTCACCTGGCAATGGACATCGCCTGGGACCAGGTGTCCGGCATTG GCTTGGCTGGCTCAAGAAACCAACAAAGAACCCGGAGGAGACGCGTAAAGCCCTGGAGCAGTGGTTACCCAG